The Sus scrofa isolate TJ Tabasco breed Duroc chromosome 4, Sscrofa11.1, whole genome shotgun sequence genomic sequence GGCAGCGGAGGGACCTGCCTGGGGGGCCACGGGCGGCAGTTCCCCTGTGAGTGTGAGCgcgtggcggggagggggggcggtCTGCCCTCCAGGACCTGAGAGGGTGGGAAGGGGCCACCCTTCTGAGGGGCCCAGCGGCCATCGCCCATGCAGCCGTGGTCCTGGTGAGTAGGGGTCAGAACCCTTCCCACCCTCTGTGTCCCTTGGGCCTGTGTCCCTTTCCGGCCTAGCCTGGAGCCTGTCGTGCTACATCTGTTCCGGCATCGACGACATCAGACATTGTCAGACCACCCAGTGCAACTGGGACTCTTCGATCTGCTTTAAGAGCAAGATGACCGTGGCCACGGCCAGTGGTGAGTTTCCAGCGCCCAGAGCGTGGGCGTGGGTTGAAGGGTCTCTGCTCTGAGGCTCCCTGTGCCTCTGGAAGGAGTGTGAAAGCAGCAGGGCCAAGGTCCGTGccagccggggcgggggggtagACCTGTGCCCCTTCCTGGCCTGCCTCGGTGTCCCCATCTGTTCAGAGAGGGGCCAGCTCCTAGAAACCTCCTAGGGCGGGGGTCAGGGGCTTGGTGGGACCGGACAGGCTCCCAGCTTGGGAAGGGAGGGCCAGCACAGCTGGGGAGGGGAGTGCGGTCCGAGGCCCCGCCTCCAGGCACCTTCTCTGGTTCCCACAGGGAAGCGGGAGACCTACTTCATGAGCTGTGCCCCTTCCTGCCAGGCGGCTACCCAGATGATGCAGGAGCTGGCAGCCACGACAAACCCCAAGTCTGAAGTGCAGGATGTGACCTGCTGCCAAAATGACCTGTGCAACACCGCCGTGGCCCCGGCGGGGCGCAGCCTCTGGGCCCTGGCTGGGGGGCTCCTGTTCAGCCTGGGCCCCACCCTCCTCTGGGCCCTGCAGTGAGGACCCCCGTGACGAAGACTCAGAGGGGCAGGGGCCCTGTTCCCGAGCCTGGTCCCAGGGGGCAGTACCGCGGGCCCAGCTCAGCAGGCTCTTGCACACGCAggtgcgcacacacgcacacactcagaTGCATGTGTGCGCAGGACCTCCCCCAGGCCCACTGCCACCCCTGGGCCCCCGCAGCCCACCCACCCGACCAGCCCAGCCGCCGGCACCCAGCGAGCCTGCACATTTGCAAAAACCATCAATCAACCACCCGACCGAGAAGCAGAGGCCACCGGGCCCTGGCTGGACCGGCCACTAGGAGGGCAGAGCCACAGCCCGCCTGGCCTGGGTCCGGCTACCTGTGCGCCAGCATCCTCTGCGGAAAATAAACCCCTTCCACATTCTCCTGTTCTCTGCAGGCTGTGCTTCGGGGGAGGCGGGGGCCTCTGCCAGCCGCGCAAAGGGAGACTTTGATTCAGCCTGGTTCTTGCTCGGCAGGCGAACGCTGATGGTgggaggctgggagcaggggTGCCGCCCGGGCCCAGATCCGCACAGTGAGGCGGGGGCTCCCCTCCTGGCCCGGGACCCTTACTGCTCCGCGAGCTCCCTGAGCCTCCAGCCCAATCCTGCTCGCAGAAGCCATGGGGCCGCGTGGACCAAACTCCGCCCGCCATCCTCCGCCTCCCTGAGCTGGGCCCCAGCCCCTGAACGTTGGGGCAGCCATCCCCTGGGGGCCTGACCAAGGCGGGGCTGTCCCCACCAGGATGGGCCTGGGAGCGGGGCAGGGCCTCTGAGGCCTGGAATCCAGAACCTTCTCCCTCAGCACCCCAGCTTCCTGGGGCTCCCCAGCCCCAGAAGGGCCCTGGGCTTGGAATGGGCCATGACACCACACAGGCCAccagggtgggaggggctgggcacGGGTGTgtatgggggaggggctgcttctCTGCCAGAGAGGCCCGAAGACCCCACAGAGACCCTGCTGGCCTCCGGCGAGCCTGCACAGGCCCCACCCCGCCTGGGGGGCCAGCCTCCTTTCTTCTGACCTCACGGTTGGTCCTTGAGGccagggaggggtgtgtgtgatgATGCGGGGAGGCCCATCTGTGCATAGGGGGCACCTGGGGTGGAGCAGGTGAGAACCCCCTTGGAGGAGGGACCCCAGGGGGCCCCTGCTCAGAGGCAGCCCAGCCCGAAGGACATCGCAGGCAGGACACGCCTAGCAAGGAATGTCCCATCATCCCCACGTCTCCTCAGAAAGACGTTTCCCCAAGCTCTGCTATTCGCCAAGTGGTGGGTCCCCAGGACCCGGAGAGCAGCTCTTGCTGCGGCCTCTTGCCGTGGTCCGGAGCCCAGCCAGAGGTCCACCCCGCGAGGACCCAGGACCACtgagctccccccgcccccgcatcaGTCACCTCCAAGACAACAGCAATGTCCACGGACACAGGCGCTCAGGCCTGGAGACCTGGTCACCGGTACCCGCTGGCCAGGCACGTGGGTTTGTGGAAATGCGACCTCGTCCCCGTATTGCTGATTCTTCCTTAACGCTACAGAGGAAGTCCTGGGCG encodes the following:
- the LOC110260191 gene encoding lymphocyte antigen 6H-like — its product is MKGPWLVLLVVLLCSELAWSLSCYICSGIDDIRHCQTTQCNWDSSICFKSKMTVATASGKRETYFMSCAPSCQAATQMMQELAATTNPKSEVQDVTCCQNDLCNTAVAPAGRSLWALAGGLLFSLGPTLLWALQ